In a single window of the Paramisgurnus dabryanus chromosome 23, PD_genome_1.1, whole genome shotgun sequence genome:
- the znrf1 gene encoding E3 ubiquitin-protein ligase znrf1, with translation MGGKQSTAGRPRGAFPGVSTDDSAVPPSAHFGHYRPGGTMGLRSRSVSSVAGMGIDHSATVPFGFYTPRGTDSDRAGGGSGSDSAHNGNGFQEPGGGHHTDGMLYLGPRASLADTLPLHIAPRWFSPHSGFKCPVCSKSVASNEMEVHFIMCLSKPRLSYNDDVLSRDAGECVICLEELQQGDTIARLPCLCIYHKSCIDSWFEINRSCPEHPSD, from the exons ATGGGGGGCAAGCAGAGTACGGCGGGGCGTCCCCGGGGTGCTTTTCCCGGTGTATCGACGGATGATAGTGCGGTGCCACCATCGGCCCACTTCGGGCACTACCGGCCAGGTGGCACGATGGGACTGCGTAGTCGCTCGGTGAGCTCTGTGGCTGGCATGGGCATAGATCACAGCGCCACGGTGCCCTTCGGCTTTTACACCCCTAGGGGAACAGACTCGGACAGGGCTGGAGGGGGTTCTGGCTCGGATTCGGCCCATAACGGGAACGGGTTCCAAGAACCGGGCGGCGGGCACCACACAGACGGCATGCTTTACCTGGGACCCCGCGCGTCGTTGGCGGACACGTTACCCCTGCACATCGCGCCCCGGTGGTTTAGCCCGCACAGCG GATTTAAGTGTCCTGTATGCTCCAAATCAGTGGCATCCAATGAGATGGAAGTTCACTTCATCATGTGTCTGAGCAAGCCACGCCTCTCCTATAACG ACGATGTATTGTCAAGAGACGCCGGGGAGTGCGTAATATGTCTTGAGGAACTACAGCAAGGCGACACCATTGCTAGACTGCCGTGCCTCTGTATTTATCACAAAAG